Proteins from one Streptomyces sp. NBC_00289 genomic window:
- a CDS encoding ScpA family protein, whose protein sequence is MTSNDAPVPGASAGRRRALGRGPGTAPEPGAVVAETDGDAGAEPADLAEPGAVAPEAPPAPEPESPPAPAPDSEVPPTFAPEPEAPPAPAPDSEVPPTFAPEPEVPAGPDSEPAARVPLTAATRVPEPVAGVLPSDAVSGVPAEGPVGEPGRAAGSEEPGDGVFTVRLANFEGPFDLLLQLISKHKLDVTEVALSKVTDEFMAHIRAMGPDWDLDQTTEFLVVAATLLDLKAARLLPAAEVEDEADLALLEARDLLFARLLQYRAYKQIADIFNHRLEEEARRYPRTVGLEPHHAELLPEVVIRIGPGGFAKLAVKAMQPRPRPQVYVDHIHAPLVSVQEQAGIVVARLRELGEASFRVLVEDTDDTLTVVARFLALLELYREKAVALDQEVALGELLVRWTGGDGEAEPVVTDEFDRPPAPPEEPGQPKGSNEPKEPTEPKEPKEEEKA, encoded by the coding sequence ATGACCTCGAACGACGCTCCCGTCCCCGGCGCCTCCGCCGGCCGTCGGCGTGCGCTGGGGAGGGGGCCGGGGACGGCTCCGGAACCCGGGGCCGTCGTAGCGGAAACGGACGGGGACGCGGGCGCGGAGCCTGCGGACCTCGCGGAGCCCGGGGCTGTCGCACCCGAGGCCCCGCCCGCCCCGGAGCCCGAGTCCCCGCCCGCCCCCGCCCCGGATTCCGAGGTGCCGCCCACCTTTGCGCCGGAGCCCGAGGCCCCGCCCGCCCCCGCCCCGGATTCCGAGGTGCCGCCCACCTTCGCCCCGGAGCCCGAGGTGCCTGCGGGCCCCGACTCCGAACCCGCGGCCCGGGTACCGCTGACCGCGGCCACCCGGGTGCCGGAGCCTGTCGCTGGGGTGCTGCCGTCCGATGCCGTGTCCGGAGTTCCCGCCGAGGGTCCCGTCGGCGAGCCCGGTCGGGCCGCCGGGTCCGAGGAGCCGGGCGACGGCGTCTTCACGGTGCGCCTCGCCAACTTCGAGGGGCCCTTCGACCTGCTCCTCCAGCTGATCTCGAAGCACAAGCTCGACGTCACCGAGGTCGCCCTGTCCAAGGTGACCGACGAGTTCATGGCGCACATCAGGGCGATGGGGCCGGACTGGGACCTGGACCAGACGACCGAGTTCCTGGTCGTGGCCGCCACCCTGCTCGACCTGAAGGCGGCCCGGCTGCTGCCCGCCGCGGAGGTCGAGGACGAGGCCGACCTGGCGCTCCTCGAAGCCCGGGACCTGCTGTTCGCCCGGCTCCTGCAGTACCGCGCGTACAAACAGATCGCCGACATCTTCAACCACCGCCTTGAGGAGGAGGCCCGGCGCTACCCCCGTACCGTCGGACTCGAACCCCACCACGCGGAGCTGCTGCCCGAGGTCGTCATCCGCATCGGCCCGGGGGGCTTCGCGAAGCTCGCCGTCAAGGCGATGCAGCCCCGGCCCAGGCCGCAGGTGTACGTCGACCACATCCACGCGCCGCTGGTCAGCGTGCAGGAGCAGGCCGGGATCGTGGTCGCGCGGCTCAGGGAGCTCGGCGAGGCCAGCTTCCGCGTGCTCGTCGAGGACACCGACGACACCCTCACCGTCGTGGCCCGGTTCCTCGCCCTGCTGGAGCTGTACCGCGAGAAGGCCGTGGCGCTCGACCAGGAGGTCGCCCTCGGCGAGCTGCTGGTGCGCTGGACCGGCGGGGACGGGGAAGCCGAGCCGGTGGTGACCGACGAGTTCGACCGGCCGCCCGCGCCGCCCGAGGAGCCCGGGCAGCCGAAGGGGTCCAACGAGCCCAAGGAGCCCACGGAGCCCAAGGAGCCCAAGGAGGAGGAGAAGGCGTGA
- a CDS encoding MFS transporter yields MTDILKVPPRAPAVEHAPPRPVWTVLLAGLGALLGSLDVVVVSTALPALRADFGASLADLEWTINGYNLVFAGLTLTGAALGDRFGRRRMYVVGLAVFTLASAASALSGGPGQLIAARMAQGAGAAVLLPLTLTLISDAFPAEKRGVAIGMWGGVTGLGVAAGPVLGGAVTEGLSWQWIFWLNVPLGLVMIPLSVLKLRESHGPRPQLDLVGLLLAAVSLAGLAWAPMRAPEAGWDSAEVAGALAVGAVFLAAFVGWERSGARYPMLPLGYFRRRGFATANGAIFLQLFSLLGALFMISQLFQTGLGSSPLEAGVRILVWTGMPLLVAPVAGTLADRFGNRPFMLGGLVLQVIGYALMAWQVEPGVGYGSLIVPLIISGVGISMVFPTAANAVTSSVPPADAGVAAGVNMALRELGGVFGIAIAAAVFARYGGYGSAEAFVDGCGPALWISAGAAAAGALVAAFAPSRDGR; encoded by the coding sequence ATGACCGACATCCTGAAGGTTCCCCCGCGTGCGCCGGCCGTGGAGCACGCGCCCCCACGACCCGTGTGGACCGTGCTCCTGGCCGGACTCGGGGCGCTACTGGGCTCCCTCGACGTGGTCGTCGTCTCCACCGCGCTGCCGGCGCTGCGGGCCGACTTCGGGGCGAGCCTCGCCGACCTGGAGTGGACGATCAACGGCTACAACCTCGTCTTCGCCGGCCTCACCCTGACCGGCGCGGCACTCGGCGACCGTTTCGGACGGCGTCGGATGTACGTCGTCGGGCTCGCCGTCTTCACCCTCGCCTCGGCCGCGTCGGCGCTCTCCGGCGGGCCGGGACAGCTGATCGCCGCCAGGATGGCGCAGGGGGCCGGAGCGGCCGTCCTGCTGCCGCTCACGCTCACCCTGATCAGCGACGCGTTCCCGGCCGAGAAGCGGGGCGTGGCGATCGGGATGTGGGGTGGGGTGACCGGACTCGGCGTGGCCGCCGGGCCGGTGCTCGGCGGAGCCGTCACCGAGGGCCTGTCGTGGCAGTGGATCTTCTGGCTGAACGTACCGCTGGGGCTGGTCATGATCCCGCTGTCGGTGCTGAAGCTGCGCGAGAGCCACGGTCCGCGGCCCCAACTGGATCTGGTGGGGCTCCTGTTGGCCGCGGTGAGCCTGGCCGGGCTGGCCTGGGCGCCGATGCGGGCGCCCGAGGCGGGCTGGGACAGTGCCGAGGTGGCCGGCGCGCTGGCTGTCGGAGCCGTGTTCCTGGCGGCCTTCGTCGGCTGGGAGCGATCGGGTGCCCGGTATCCGATGCTGCCGCTCGGCTACTTCCGCCGACGCGGCTTCGCCACCGCCAACGGTGCGATCTTCCTGCAGCTGTTCTCGCTGCTGGGCGCGCTCTTCATGATCTCGCAGCTGTTCCAGACGGGCCTGGGCAGCTCCCCGTTGGAGGCGGGCGTGCGGATTCTGGTGTGGACGGGCATGCCCCTGCTGGTCGCGCCCGTGGCGGGCACCCTCGCGGACCGGTTCGGGAACCGGCCCTTCATGCTGGGCGGCCTGGTGCTCCAGGTGATCGGGTACGCGCTGATGGCCTGGCAGGTCGAGCCCGGGGTCGGATACGGAAGCCTGATCGTGCCGTTGATCATCTCCGGGGTCGGCATCTCCATGGTCTTCCCCACCGCCGCCAACGCGGTGACCTCCTCCGTGCCGCCCGCCGACGCGGGTGTCGCGGCCGGCGTCAACATGGCGTTGCGGGAGCTGGGCGGGGTCTTCGGGATCGCGATCGCCGCGGCCGTGTTCGCCCGGTACGGCGGTTACGGCTCGGCCGAGGCCTTCGTCGACGGGTGCGGACCCGCGCTGTGGATCTCGGCGGGAGCCGCGGCGGCGGGCGCGCTGGTGGCGGCGTTCGCGCCCTCGCGGGACGGACGTTAG
- a CDS encoding sigma-70 family RNA polymerase sigma factor, whose translation MAGTTTDRDEFVRLTDPYRRELLAHCYRMLGSVDEAEDLVQETYLRAWRSYDGYEGRASLRTWLHRIATNTCLTALDSRTRRPLPSGLGGPSQTPEEPLGAPSTDVPWLQPLPDALTDPASVVAARGSLRLALVAALQHLPARQRAVLILRDVLAWRAPEVAALLGTSTAAVKSSLQRARARLDELAPEEDLVVEPDGAADRDVLDRYVAAFEQADMDALLLLLQDGIELEMPPHLEWFRGHKDVRRFLEPRVRESGRVRMLPTRANGQPAVAMYERDTDGVFRAHSVQVLTLAGRAVARITVFLGPELFHRFGMPGTLS comes from the coding sequence ATGGCTGGGACGACGACGGACCGCGACGAGTTCGTGCGGCTGACGGATCCGTACCGCAGGGAGCTGCTGGCGCACTGCTACCGCATGCTGGGCTCGGTCGACGAGGCCGAGGACCTGGTGCAGGAGACGTATCTGCGGGCCTGGCGGTCCTACGACGGATACGAGGGCCGGGCGTCCCTGCGGACCTGGCTGCACCGGATCGCCACCAACACCTGTCTGACCGCGCTGGACAGCCGCACGCGTCGTCCCCTGCCCTCCGGGCTCGGCGGGCCGTCGCAGACGCCCGAGGAGCCGCTGGGGGCCCCTTCGACGGATGTTCCGTGGCTGCAGCCGCTGCCCGACGCGCTGACCGACCCCGCGAGCGTCGTGGCGGCCCGGGGGAGCCTGCGCCTCGCGCTGGTCGCCGCGCTCCAGCATCTGCCCGCCCGGCAGCGGGCCGTGCTCATCCTGAGGGACGTGCTGGCCTGGCGGGCACCCGAGGTCGCGGCGCTGCTCGGCACCTCGACGGCGGCCGTGAAGAGCAGCCTCCAGCGCGCGCGGGCCCGGCTCGACGAACTGGCGCCCGAGGAGGACCTCGTCGTCGAGCCGGACGGCGCCGCCGACCGCGACGTGCTCGACCGGTACGTGGCCGCCTTCGAGCAGGCGGACATGGACGCCCTGCTCCTGCTGCTCCAGGACGGGATCGAGCTGGAGATGCCGCCGCACCTGGAGTGGTTCCGCGGGCACAAGGACGTCCGGCGGTTCCTGGAACCGCGGGTGCGCGAGAGCGGGCGGGTGCGGATGCTGCCCACGCGCGCGAACGGGCAGCCGGCCGTGGCGATGTACGAGCGGGACACCGACGGGGTGTTCCGGGCGCACTCGGTGCAGGTCCTCACCCTGGCGGGGCGGGCTGTCGCGCGGATCACCGTCTTCCTGGGCCCGGAGCTCTTCCACCGCTTCGGCATGCCGGGGACCCTGTCGTGA
- a CDS encoding TIGR03086 family metal-binding protein, whose translation MNPGELLERSLAYALGSVAGVPPGSLGRGTPCAAWNLGELLGHLDDSLDALHEGLTGGRIGLFPGPGPGADPACVFRRRAGAVLGAWAAGPPDRVLVAERPLDVGVLAAVGAVEIAVHGWDVARACGRSWPIPPALAAGLLPVAWQVVADADRGVRFGAPVDVPPWARPDDRLLGFLGRGDSFPG comes from the coding sequence GTGAACCCCGGGGAGCTGCTGGAGCGTTCCCTGGCCTACGCGCTGGGGAGTGTCGCCGGGGTGCCGCCCGGAAGCCTGGGACGAGGCACACCGTGCGCCGCGTGGAACCTGGGGGAGCTGCTCGGGCACCTCGACGACTCGCTGGACGCGCTGCACGAGGGGCTGACGGGCGGGCGGATCGGGCTGTTCCCCGGCCCGGGACCGGGGGCCGATCCCGCCTGCGTCTTCCGCCGGCGTGCGGGCGCGGTGCTCGGTGCCTGGGCGGCCGGCCCCCCGGACCGCGTCCTGGTGGCGGAACGGCCGCTCGACGTCGGGGTGTTGGCCGCTGTCGGCGCCGTCGAGATCGCCGTGCACGGCTGGGACGTGGCCCGGGCGTGCGGGCGGTCGTGGCCGATTCCGCCGGCCCTCGCGGCCGGGCTGCTGCCGGTCGCGTGGCAGGTGGTCGCCGACGCCGACCGGGGTGTGCGGTTCGGCGCGCCGGTCGACGTGCCGCCGTGGGCCAGGCCCGACGACCGGCTCCTCGGCTTCCTCGGGCGGGGCGATTCCTTTCCCGGGTGA
- the aroH gene encoding chorismate mutase: MAVRAVRGAVQLERDEAGHMDEQVGALLTAVLERNDLTADDLISIWFTATPDLHSDFPAAAARKLGFADVPLICAQELDIEGAMPRVVRVLAHIESDRPRADIAHVYLGAAAALRKDIAQ; this comes from the coding sequence GTGGCGGTACGAGCGGTCAGGGGGGCCGTCCAACTGGAGCGGGACGAGGCCGGCCACATGGACGAGCAGGTCGGAGCCCTGCTCACCGCCGTCCTGGAACGCAACGATCTGACGGCCGACGATCTGATCAGCATCTGGTTCACGGCGACGCCCGACCTGCACAGCGACTTCCCGGCGGCCGCGGCCCGCAAGCTCGGCTTCGCCGACGTGCCGCTGATCTGCGCCCAGGAACTGGACATCGAGGGCGCCATGCCCCGCGTGGTCCGCGTCCTCGCCCACATCGAGTCGGACCGGCCCCGCGCCGACATCGCCCACGTCTACCTCGGCGCCGCGGCCGCCCTGCGCAAGGACATCGCCCAGTGA
- a CDS encoding Rieske (2Fe-2S) protein, producing the protein MTQHPARRTVLLAAGTAALTAGCSKYGDEDSDSSTASSGQELAKTADIPVGGGKIFADEKIVVTQPKEGEFKAFSNICTHAQCPVASVSDGTINCTCHGSKFNITDGSVAHVPATRPLPEKKITVQGGSIRLA; encoded by the coding sequence ATGACCCAGCACCCGGCGCGCCGCACCGTCCTTCTCGCGGCGGGCACGGCGGCCCTGACCGCGGGCTGCAGCAAGTACGGCGACGAGGACAGCGACTCCTCGACTGCCTCCAGCGGTCAGGAGCTGGCCAAGACGGCCGACATCCCGGTCGGCGGCGGCAAGATCTTCGCCGACGAGAAGATCGTCGTCACCCAGCCGAAGGAGGGCGAGTTCAAGGCCTTCTCCAACATCTGCACCCACGCGCAGTGTCCGGTGGCGAGCGTCTCGGACGGGACCATCAACTGCACCTGCCACGGCAGCAAGTTCAACATCACCGACGGCTCGGTGGCGCACGTCCCGGCGACGCGGCCGCTGCCCGAGAAGAAGATCACCGTGCAGGGCGGCTCGATCCGCCTGGCCTGA
- a CDS encoding DUF6529 family protein — MTVDPNAATQGFPSPPARRGPHPARYLVPALVAAAVAVALGVYGKVHDPAGTAFNLAGFSSTAAVKSWLATVAFLFALVQLVSALMVYGRLPGPRWSSALHRWSGRAAFLVAVPVAVHCLYALGYQTYETRVMWHSLVGCFFFGVFSAKMLLLRSERLPGWLLPLVGGLVFTALTVVWLTSALWFFRTFGVTT; from the coding sequence ATGACCGTCGACCCGAACGCCGCCACCCAGGGCTTCCCCTCGCCGCCGGCCCGGCGCGGCCCGCACCCGGCCCGCTATCTGGTCCCGGCGCTCGTCGCCGCCGCGGTGGCGGTCGCCCTGGGCGTCTACGGCAAGGTCCACGATCCGGCGGGGACCGCGTTCAACCTCGCCGGGTTCAGCAGCACCGCCGCGGTGAAGTCGTGGCTGGCGACGGTCGCGTTCCTCTTCGCGCTCGTGCAGCTCGTCTCGGCGCTGATGGTGTACGGCAGGCTGCCGGGCCCCCGCTGGTCCTCCGCGCTGCACCGCTGGTCGGGCCGGGCTGCGTTCCTGGTGGCCGTGCCGGTCGCGGTGCACTGCCTGTACGCGCTGGGCTACCAGACGTACGAGACGCGCGTGATGTGGCACTCCCTCGTGGGTTGCTTCTTCTTCGGTGTCTTCAGTGCCAAGATGTTGCTGCTCCGCTCGGAGCGACTTCCCGGCTGGCTGCTGCCGCTCGTCGGCGGGCTGGTCTTCACCGCCCTCACCGTCGTCTGGCTGACCTCGGCCCTCTGGTTCTTCCGCACCTTCGGAGTGACGACATGA
- a CDS encoding pseudouridine synthase, whose translation MMRSSGRNSSGNNGGSRGGNSGGRGGSSGGRGNHRGAGNARDDKQGQRPSKPRPEERRYDVGSGATHEGPKSGRGASARGGAKGGPKQGQGTGRGRSVPATSREYEARAEERNRERYAGKKDVRPPKTFPGAEQEGERLQKILARAGYGSRRACEELIEQARVEVNGEIVLEQGKRVDVEHDEVKVDGLTVATQSYQFFSLNKPAGVVSTMEDTEGRQCLGDYVTNRETRLFHVGRLDTETEGVILLTNHGELAHRLTHPKYGVKKVYLAHIVGPIPRDLGKQLKDGIQLEDGYAKADHFRVVEQTGKNYLVEVTLHEGRKHIVRRMLAEAGFPVDKLVRVSFGPITLGDQKSGWLRRLSNTEVGMLMKEVDL comes from the coding sequence TTGATGCGAAGCAGCGGCAGGAACAGCAGCGGAAACAACGGCGGGAGCCGTGGTGGCAACAGCGGCGGCCGCGGCGGGAGCAGCGGTGGCCGCGGTAACCACCGCGGCGCCGGCAACGCCCGCGACGACAAGCAGGGGCAGCGTCCCAGCAAGCCCCGCCCCGAGGAGCGCCGCTACGACGTGGGCTCCGGCGCCACCCACGAGGGCCCCAAGTCCGGGCGCGGCGCCTCCGCGCGAGGCGGCGCCAAGGGCGGCCCCAAGCAGGGTCAGGGCACCGGGCGCGGCCGTTCGGTGCCGGCGACCTCCCGCGAGTACGAGGCGCGCGCCGAGGAGCGCAACCGGGAGCGGTACGCGGGCAAGAAGGACGTCAGGCCGCCCAAGACCTTCCCGGGCGCCGAGCAGGAGGGCGAGCGGCTGCAGAAGATCCTGGCGCGCGCCGGTTACGGTTCCCGGCGTGCCTGCGAGGAACTGATCGAGCAGGCACGGGTCGAGGTCAACGGCGAGATCGTCCTGGAGCAGGGCAAGCGGGTCGACGTGGAGCACGACGAGGTGAAGGTCGACGGCCTGACCGTCGCGACGCAGTCGTACCAGTTCTTCTCGCTGAACAAGCCGGCCGGTGTCGTCTCGACGATGGAGGACACCGAGGGCCGGCAGTGCCTCGGCGACTACGTGACCAACCGCGAGACGCGGCTGTTCCACGTCGGACGGCTCGACACCGAGACCGAGGGCGTCATCCTGCTCACCAACCACGGCGAGCTGGCGCACCGGTTGACCCACCCCAAGTACGGCGTGAAGAAGGTCTACCTCGCGCACATCGTCGGCCCGATCCCGCGCGACCTGGGCAAGCAGCTCAAGGACGGCATCCAGCTGGAGGACGGCTACGCGAAGGCGGACCACTTCCGGGTCGTCGAGCAGACCGGCAAGAACTACCTCGTCGAGGTGACCCTCCACGAGGGCCGCAAGCACATCGTGCGCCGCATGCTCGCCGAGGCCGGGTTCCCGGTCGACAAGCTGGTCCGGGTCTCCTTCGGCCCGATCACCCTGGGCGACCAGAAGTCGGGCTGGCTGCGGCGGCTGTCCAACACCGAGGTCGGCATGCTGATGAAGGAAGTCGACCTCTAG
- a CDS encoding ADP-ribosylglycohydrolase family protein, with translation MTATPTAHKRAATGALLGLALGDALGFPTEFNDVPSILAKCGPWREMELPTPAIVSDDTQMTLALGRGLRSAMDRGLLGPKRLERPVREEFVDWYRSPENNRAPGRTCLVACDLLKAENRPWQEASQIGSKGCGANMRVAPLGLISGLSDEQRAGAAQLQSGLTHGHPTALAASDLTAHAVRLLAQGAEPAALVGLLRTYAEENRGHYHERWLGDLWSRGHDPDAEHFISRGWDECLEILGRLEDAVGTVSPEADPCLATGEGWIAEEALATGLLCFLLFPDEPVTALRRAACTSGDSDSIACLTGAFAGAYLGAEAWPAPWADRIEYQSELVTLGALWDA, from the coding sequence ATGACCGCCACACCCACCGCCCACAAGCGCGCCGCGACCGGGGCCCTGCTGGGCCTCGCCCTCGGGGACGCGCTCGGCTTCCCGACCGAGTTCAACGACGTGCCGTCGATCCTCGCCAAGTGCGGCCCGTGGCGGGAGATGGAGCTGCCGACGCCGGCGATCGTCAGCGACGACACGCAGATGACTCTGGCGCTGGGGCGGGGGCTGCGTTCGGCCATGGACCGGGGGCTGTTGGGGCCCAAGCGGCTCGAACGGCCGGTACGGGAGGAGTTCGTGGACTGGTACCGGTCGCCGGAGAACAACCGCGCACCCGGACGCACCTGCCTGGTCGCCTGCGATCTGCTGAAGGCCGAGAACCGCCCCTGGCAGGAGGCGAGCCAGATCGGCTCCAAGGGATGCGGTGCCAACATGCGGGTGGCGCCCCTCGGTCTGATCTCCGGTCTCAGTGACGAACAGCGGGCGGGCGCCGCCCAGTTGCAGTCCGGCCTCACGCACGGGCACCCGACGGCACTCGCCGCCTCCGACCTCACCGCCCACGCCGTACGCCTGCTCGCCCAGGGCGCCGAGCCGGCCGCACTCGTCGGGCTGCTGCGCACCTACGCCGAGGAGAACCGCGGCCACTACCACGAGCGCTGGCTCGGCGATCTGTGGAGCCGGGGGCACGACCCGGACGCGGAGCACTTCATCTCCCGCGGCTGGGACGAGTGCCTGGAGATCCTGGGGCGGCTCGAGGACGCCGTGGGCACCGTCTCGCCCGAGGCGGACCCGTGCCTGGCCACCGGCGAGGGCTGGATCGCCGAGGAGGCCCTGGCCACCGGTCTGCTGTGCTTCCTGCTGTTCCCCGACGAGCCGGTGACGGCCCTGCGCCGCGCCGCCTGCACCTCGGGCGACTCGGACTCGATCGCCTGTCTCACCGGTGCCTTCGCGGGCGCGTATCTGGGTGCCGAGGCCTGGCCCGCCCCCTGGGCCGACCGCATCGAGTACCAGAGCGAACTGGTGACGCTCGGGGCGCTCTGGGACGCCTGA
- a CDS encoding NUDIX domain-containing protein: protein MAERGTPAPEGYDKHAFEPFALTVDLAVLTLRAGALQVLLVERGQEPYAGHWALPGGFVLPAESAETAARRELAEETGLSDVSGLHLEQLRTYSEPDRDPRMRVVSVAFAALLPDAPEPHGGGDAAQARWTPYDTAGPLAFDHEVILRDAHDRVGAKLEYTCLATAFCPPEFTLGELQQVYETVWGTALDRPNFRRKVLTTPGFVEPVPGAARLTGGRGKPAALYRAGSATTLHPPLLRPPREGPPT, encoded by the coding sequence ATGGCCGAGCGCGGCACACCGGCACCCGAGGGCTACGACAAGCACGCCTTCGAGCCGTTCGCCCTCACCGTCGATCTCGCCGTCCTCACCCTCCGCGCGGGCGCCCTGCAGGTCCTGCTCGTCGAGCGCGGGCAGGAACCGTACGCCGGCCACTGGGCCCTCCCCGGCGGTTTCGTGCTGCCCGCCGAGTCCGCGGAGACGGCCGCCCGGCGTGAACTCGCCGAGGAGACCGGCCTGTCGGACGTCTCCGGGCTGCACCTGGAACAGCTGCGGACCTACAGCGAGCCCGACCGGGACCCCCGGATGCGGGTCGTGTCCGTCGCGTTCGCCGCGCTGCTGCCCGACGCGCCCGAGCCGCACGGCGGCGGTGACGCGGCGCAGGCCCGCTGGACGCCGTACGACACGGCGGGACCGCTCGCCTTCGATCACGAGGTGATTCTGCGCGACGCCCACGACCGCGTCGGCGCGAAGCTCGAGTACACCTGCCTCGCCACCGCCTTCTGTCCGCCCGAGTTCACGCTCGGCGAGCTCCAACAGGTCTACGAGACCGTGTGGGGTACCGCCCTCGACCGGCCCAACTTCCGGCGCAAGGTGCTCACCACCCCCGGCTTCGTCGAACCCGTGCCCGGCGCGGCCCGCCTGACCGGCGGCCGCGGCAAACCGGCCGCGCTGTACCGCGCAGGGTCGGCCACCACCCTGCATCCGCCTCTGCTCCGACCGCCCCGGGAAGGTCCGCCCACATGA
- the scpB gene encoding SMC-Scp complex subunit ScpB, whose product MSEETSDVPAGLHTVADLDLKPALEAVLMVVDEPATEEHLARILQRPRRQIADALRELADEYTVQGRGFELRLIAGGWRFYSRPAYAAAVEGFVLDGQQARLTQAALETLAVVAYRQPVSRSRVSAVRGVNCDGVMRTLLQRGLVEEAGTEPETGAILYTTTNYFLERMGLRGLDELPELAPFLPEAEAIEAETQEGVLSFDPDAPDAPGADDADD is encoded by the coding sequence GTGAGCGAGGAGACCTCCGATGTGCCGGCGGGGCTGCACACCGTCGCCGATCTCGACCTCAAGCCCGCTCTGGAGGCCGTCCTCATGGTCGTGGACGAGCCCGCGACCGAGGAGCACCTCGCCAGGATCCTCCAGCGGCCCCGGCGGCAGATCGCGGACGCGCTGCGGGAGCTGGCCGACGAGTACACCGTCCAGGGCCGTGGCTTCGAGCTGCGGCTGATCGCCGGCGGCTGGCGTTTCTACTCCCGGCCCGCGTACGCGGCGGCCGTCGAGGGCTTCGTCCTGGACGGCCAGCAGGCCCGGCTCACGCAGGCGGCGCTGGAGACGCTCGCGGTCGTGGCGTACCGCCAGCCGGTCAGCCGCAGCCGGGTCTCCGCGGTGCGGGGAGTGAACTGCGACGGCGTGATGCGCACCCTCCTGCAGCGCGGTCTGGTCGAGGAGGCGGGCACGGAACCCGAAACAGGTGCGATCCTGTACACGACGACGAACTACTTCCTGGAACGGATGGGCCTACGAGGCCTGGACGAACTCCCGGAGCTCGCGCCCTTCCTCCCGGAGGCTGAGGCGATCGAGGCCGAGACCCAGGAGGGCGTTCTGTCGTTCGACCCGGACGCACCCGATGCTCCGGGGGCAGACGACGCAGACGACTAG
- a CDS encoding ParA family protein — MPARGQDPAGFEAVGSVAVRTFAAHQSHRISSVTQPAHQSMDGHHVNATVGDGSGAPHNHLAAYDELPEGHFYDPDAEYEPDPEYAATLAPDAARQRRERVGPTGRPLPYFPIPGPLTDHGPATIIAMCNQKGGVGKTTSTINLGAALAEYGRRVLLVDFDPQGALSVGLGVNPMELDLTVYNLLMERGMAADEVLLKTAVPNMDLLPSNIDLSAAEVQLVSEVARESTLQRALKPLMADYDYIVIDCQPSLGLLTVNALTAAHKVIVPLECEFFALRGVALLTETIEKVQERLNPELELDGILATMYDSRTVHSREVLARVVEAFDDHVYHTVIGRTVRFPETTVAGEPITTYASNSVGAAAYRQLAREVLARCHAE, encoded by the coding sequence ATGCCTGCACGGGGCCAGGACCCCGCGGGGTTCGAGGCTGTCGGCTCCGTCGCTGTGCGTACCTTCGCAGCCCACCAGAGTCACCGGATCTCAAGCGTGACTCAGCCAGCACACCAGAGCATGGATGGCCATCACGTGAACGCCACGGTCGGCGACGGAAGTGGCGCGCCCCACAACCATCTCGCCGCCTACGACGAACTGCCCGAAGGGCACTTCTACGACCCCGACGCCGAGTACGAGCCCGACCCCGAGTACGCGGCCACGCTCGCGCCCGACGCCGCCCGCCAGCGCCGCGAGCGCGTGGGCCCGACCGGACGCCCGCTGCCGTACTTCCCGATCCCGGGGCCGCTGACGGACCACGGACCCGCGACGATCATCGCGATGTGCAACCAGAAGGGCGGCGTCGGCAAGACCACGTCGACCATCAACCTGGGTGCCGCGCTCGCGGAGTACGGCCGTCGTGTGCTGCTCGTGGACTTCGACCCGCAGGGCGCGCTGTCGGTCGGTCTCGGCGTCAACCCGATGGAGCTCGACCTCACCGTCTACAACCTGCTCATGGAGCGGGGCATGGCGGCCGACGAGGTGCTCCTCAAGACGGCGGTCCCGAACATGGACCTGCTGCCCAGCAACATCGACCTGTCCGCCGCCGAAGTGCAGTTGGTCAGCGAGGTCGCGCGCGAGTCCACCCTGCAGCGGGCACTGAAGCCGCTGATGGCCGACTACGACTACATCGTGATCGACTGCCAGCCCTCGCTGGGTCTGCTCACGGTCAACGCGCTGACCGCCGCGCACAAGGTGATCGTGCCGCTGGAGTGCGAGTTCTTCGCGCTGCGCGGTGTGGCCCTGCTGACCGAGACGATCGAGAAGGTCCAGGAGCGGCTCAACCCCGAGCTGGAACTCGACGGGATCCTCGCCACCATGTACGACTCGCGCACGGTGCACAGCCGTGAGGTGCTCGCGCGGGTGGTCGAGGCCTTCGACGACCACGTCTACCACACGGTCATCGGGCGCACGGTCCGCTTCCCGGAGACCACGGTCGCCGGTGAGCCGATCACCACGTACGCCTCCAACTCCGTCGGTGCCGCCGCCTATCGCCAGCTTGCCAGGGAGGTGCTCGCCCGGTGTCACGCCGAGTGA